The following are encoded together in the Proteiniphilum saccharofermentans genome:
- a CDS encoding RagB/SusD family nutrient uptake outer membrane protein: MKKILIFTLLYPILFACHDFLDVEQVDLVYNEVYWKTQSDAEKGVLGIYALYRGLMVNPQNWYQRGDATTGFVNRGWNGGSPDQLYKVGDFENITGPKSWGELEDYGDWSKFYKVVAQANLVIKKVEEMPAEKFTGNNKNKLLGEAYFLRALVYFNILRIWGNAPYISESIESSTQLINNDLTPILIGRTDDIEIGKNVLQDVNNAISKLEYGNMANAEWGIRANLGSAEALAGHVNMWMYFLANRDNLDSQQYLTDAITALESLKSNGGYSLVDYSSPTVIETLYGGKSSEAIFELNISSQDNESYRVDVGGIINLTCKIPPLDGDVTKDRASSINFVPRVQKELIYPEYDIATETGDIRANLFFQAWESPYNEPFSDVSPVATDRELVTWMKKYALMSVDPLHSWNEYIPYFAEANIPIFRYTDLYLLLAEAYYKDNQQAKSIALVNDIRDRANLPPYSGDNLLAEILQQRISELIGEGQIYYDMVRNNSFPNPQVMDPGRYQQEGYYWPVSGSVLLSNKMISQTPYWNGKTRW; the protein is encoded by the coding sequence ATGAAGAAAATATTAATTTTTACTCTATTATATCCCATACTCTTTGCTTGTCACGATTTTTTAGACGTAGAGCAAGTGGATTTAGTGTACAATGAAGTCTACTGGAAAACTCAAAGCGATGCTGAAAAAGGTGTTTTGGGGATATATGCTTTATATAGAGGATTAATGGTAAATCCGCAGAACTGGTATCAAAGAGGCGATGCGACTACCGGTTTTGTAAATAGAGGATGGAATGGCGGTTCACCGGATCAATTATATAAAGTGGGCGATTTTGAAAATATTACCGGGCCAAAATCATGGGGAGAATTAGAAGATTATGGGGATTGGTCTAAATTCTATAAAGTGGTAGCCCAGGCGAATCTGGTAATTAAGAAAGTGGAGGAAATGCCTGCGGAGAAATTTACAGGTAATAACAAAAACAAACTACTTGGGGAAGCATATTTTCTGAGGGCCCTTGTCTATTTCAATATTTTACGAATTTGGGGGAATGCTCCCTATATCAGTGAGTCTATTGAATCTTCGACGCAACTCATCAATAACGATTTGACACCTATACTCATTGGCAGGACAGATGACATAGAAATAGGGAAAAATGTACTTCAGGATGTGAATAATGCCATAAGTAAATTAGAATATGGGAATATGGCAAATGCGGAATGGGGAATCCGGGCTAACCTTGGATCTGCCGAAGCACTTGCCGGACATGTCAATATGTGGATGTATTTTCTGGCCAATAGAGACAATTTAGATAGCCAACAGTATTTGACGGATGCTATAACAGCGTTGGAATCTTTGAAGAGTAATGGCGGATACTCGCTCGTGGACTATAGTAGTCCGACTGTAATTGAGACGCTTTATGGCGGAAAGTCGAGCGAAGCCATATTTGAGCTGAATATCTCTTCCCAGGACAATGAATCTTATAGAGTAGATGTGGGTGGTATTATAAACCTGACCTGCAAGATTCCGCCTCTTGACGGTGATGTTACAAAAGACAGGGCATCCAGTATTAATTTCGTTCCAAGGGTCCAAAAAGAGTTGATATATCCGGAATATGATATCGCTACTGAAACAGGAGATATAAGAGCAAATCTTTTCTTCCAGGCATGGGAGTCACCGTACAATGAACCATTCAGTGATGTAAGCCCTGTGGCTACGGATAGAGAACTGGTTACATGGATGAAAAAATATGCGCTGATGAGTGTGGATCCTTTGCATTCATGGAACGAGTATATCCCTTATTTTGCAGAAGCAAATATTCCCATATTCAGATATACAGATCTTTATCTTCTCCTGGCGGAGGCATATTATAAGGATAATCAACAAGCTAAATCGATAGCTCTTGTGAATGACATAAGAGATCGGGCAAATTTACCCCCTTATTCCGGTGACAATTTGCTGGCGGAGATCCTCCAACAACGAATCAGTGAACTAATTGGAGAAGGGCAGATCTATTATGATATGGTAAGGAATAACAGCTTCCCTAATCCACAGGTGATGGATCCAGGCAGGTATCAGCAAGAGGGCTACTATTGGCCGGTATCCGGCTCTGTTCTCCTATCAAATAAAATGATCTCTCAGACTCCTTACTGGAACGGAAAAACGAGATGGTAG
- a CDS encoding formylglycine-generating enzyme family protein translates to MENFKKLLVIIFLIVCSIHPLCSQSLESIRFNEGSHLSIQSIEPGIIFPEELPLATYQIGKTEYSTVTSSGIMDVSFLMQTSQLGIQGMISFKNISADTLILHNVVPLGRSEKNVYITGKGSHGLSRTYLFRPDHEPLNVILPDNAWELGFTCAETGGEDHIAALVRRENKSLKNGNLRRFETILYPDGIIEYNFWLDKYKGDWQNGLKLMFQDRLLYDVPVGTFDNSLIERDDLKWIRDCFAVNLMMTWDKRFFDYEDNSFHVQQYLEKMKSLMGGYDVYGIWPTWPALGMDQRNQWDMFRDLPGGYTKLREISDLCHKMGTYFFLCYNPWDESTRSDEGHFDGMTNITGIADIDGFVLDTKGGSSVELQNAVDAARKGVVMYSEGMAVPRDMQGIASGRVHNALYYPPVLNLNKFIKPDFAIFRVAEEAREPIKREFNLSFFNGYGTEINSFPPGRFEWSDQQMQYWGKLLMIQRENSTNFFQYDFIPLIPTSVDSIYVNRWATETKTIYTILNLRPAGYDGNLFQVENEDACHFVDLCKHEEAIVNKIGDKDYIQIKIDAFNCFNLGTNNESSVSAIARFPKLLSVVLSGDKLSFSSQKGDKIRIWSGEPGYENIPAEYDTKLHTIRLQDVFPDKEGKFVIQAFEGKELIDERVIHITPGTARLISETKITEKVETAPIGMVTIPAGIFKCDSYRVGDSFIPYPDNLTSRGEEISMKKFFMDQYPVTNTQYKEFLEATNYQPKDTTNFLKHWINKQIPKGQENYPVIYVTLEDAKAYATWAGKRIPSEIEWQYAAQTGNGNEWPWIQETPVEREEEFITNTLSVWKIKGIDSTRCNLGDGSLYPVGKYEKGKNPYGLYDLVGCVWQLTNDVYDNTTYRYIMIKGGSYFSPKSSFWYVQGGPRELNFRQYLLRVSPSFERKATVGFRCVKDAR, encoded by the coding sequence ATGGAAAATTTTAAAAAACTGTTGGTCATTATTTTTCTCATAGTGTGTTCTATACACCCACTGTGCAGTCAATCTTTGGAGTCGATACGGTTCAATGAAGGAAGCCATTTGTCAATTCAATCCATTGAACCGGGCATTATCTTTCCTGAAGAGCTGCCACTGGCCACATACCAGATAGGAAAAACAGAATACTCAACAGTTACTTCCTCCGGGATTATGGATGTATCTTTTTTGATGCAAACATCCCAATTGGGGATCCAAGGGATGATCAGTTTTAAAAATATTTCTGCCGACACATTGATTTTACATAACGTTGTTCCGCTGGGAAGAAGTGAAAAAAACGTATATATTACCGGAAAAGGTTCGCATGGCCTTTCCCGTACGTATTTGTTCCGACCGGATCATGAACCGCTCAATGTTATTCTGCCCGACAATGCATGGGAATTGGGATTTACCTGTGCGGAAACAGGGGGAGAAGATCATATTGCTGCATTGGTACGACGTGAAAATAAGAGTCTGAAAAATGGAAATCTAAGACGTTTTGAAACCATCTTATATCCTGATGGCATTATTGAGTACAATTTCTGGCTGGATAAATATAAAGGTGATTGGCAAAATGGCCTGAAGTTAATGTTTCAGGATAGATTGCTGTACGATGTTCCGGTAGGTACATTCGATAATTCACTGATCGAAAGGGATGACTTGAAATGGATCCGGGACTGCTTCGCGGTCAATCTCATGATGACCTGGGATAAACGATTCTTTGATTATGAAGACAATTCGTTTCATGTACAGCAGTATCTTGAAAAAATGAAAAGCCTGATGGGTGGCTATGATGTGTATGGCATCTGGCCCACATGGCCCGCATTAGGGATGGACCAGCGGAATCAATGGGATATGTTCCGGGATTTACCGGGTGGATACACGAAATTAAGGGAGATCTCGGATCTATGCCACAAGATGGGAACTTACTTCTTCTTATGTTACAATCCGTGGGACGAAAGTACCCGTTCGGATGAGGGTCATTTCGACGGGATGACCAATATTACCGGAATTGCGGATATTGACGGATTCGTGCTTGATACCAAAGGTGGGTCAAGTGTCGAATTGCAGAATGCGGTGGATGCCGCCCGTAAAGGAGTTGTAATGTACAGTGAGGGAATGGCGGTACCTCGTGATATGCAGGGAATTGCCTCCGGCAGAGTGCATAATGCCCTTTATTATCCGCCGGTACTGAATTTAAATAAATTCATAAAGCCTGATTTTGCCATTTTCAGAGTAGCCGAGGAAGCACGCGAACCAATAAAAAGGGAGTTCAATCTTTCATTTTTCAACGGATATGGCACGGAGATAAACAGTTTTCCTCCCGGAAGATTTGAATGGTCTGATCAACAAATGCAATATTGGGGTAAACTGCTTATGATCCAAAGGGAAAACAGTACAAATTTTTTCCAATACGATTTTATACCGCTCATTCCCACATCGGTTGATAGTATCTATGTGAATAGATGGGCAACAGAAACAAAGACGATCTATACAATTTTAAACCTGCGCCCGGCCGGATATGATGGAAATTTATTTCAGGTGGAGAATGAGGATGCCTGTCATTTTGTTGACCTGTGTAAACATGAAGAAGCGATTGTCAATAAGATTGGGGACAAAGACTATATACAAATAAAAATAGATGCATTTAACTGTTTTAACCTGGGTACAAACAATGAAAGCTCGGTATCAGCAATCGCCCGGTTCCCCAAATTATTGTCCGTTGTATTGAGTGGAGATAAACTTTCTTTCTCATCCCAAAAGGGTGATAAAATCAGAATCTGGTCAGGAGAGCCGGGTTATGAAAATATTCCTGCTGAATATGACACGAAGCTACACACGATTCGATTGCAGGATGTATTTCCGGATAAGGAAGGAAAGTTTGTCATTCAGGCGTTTGAGGGAAAAGAATTAATCGATGAGAGGGTAATTCACATCACACCCGGCACAGCACGTTTGATATCGGAAACTAAAATCACAGAGAAAGTGGAAACAGCGCCTATAGGTATGGTCACTATACCTGCCGGAATTTTTAAATGCGATAGTTACAGAGTAGGTGACTCTTTCATTCCTTATCCGGATAACCTGACATCCAGGGGTGAGGAAATATCCATGAAAAAATTTTTTATGGATCAATATCCGGTTACCAATACGCAATATAAAGAGTTTTTAGAAGCAACGAACTATCAACCAAAAGACACGACAAATTTCCTTAAACACTGGATAAATAAACAAATCCCCAAAGGACAGGAAAACTATCCGGTAATTTATGTGACACTTGAAGATGCAAAAGCGTATGCCACGTGGGCGGGAAAACGTATTCCATCCGAAATAGAGTGGCAGTATGCCGCCCAGACAGGAAATGGGAATGAATGGCCCTGGATACAGGAAACACCTGTGGAAAGAGAAGAAGAGTTCATCACGAATACTCTTTCCGTATGGAAAATAAAAGGGATAGATTCAACCCGGTGCAATTTGGGAGACGGTTCGCTTTATCCGGTCGGGAAATATGAAAAAGGAAAGAATCCTTATGGATTATATGATTTGGTAGGTTGTGTATGGCAGTTGACAAATGATGTTTATGATAATACTACTTACAGGTATATAATGATAAAAGGCGGAAGTTATTTTTCACCAAAATCAAGTTTCTGGTATGTACAGGGAGGCCCCCGTGAATTGAATTTCAGACAATATCTGCTTCGGGTTTCTCCGTCGTTCGAAAGAAAGGCAACAGTCGGATTCCGTTGTGTAAAAGATGCACGGTAA
- a CDS encoding DUF5007 domain-containing protein, whose protein sequence is MKKQIKFLGALIIMSTLFVVSCFQEPDGIGYLSDDIYLKGADTIYVSIGGKGNTDYAWTDNSSEPLNFAIENIRDASNNRSAQFFEKYIYRTWIKPYDFLTDKTEEQVMAKLEDREVEPVMINPVNGQLLYTEVTSNLSGPGDVYHVDVRVTNSKGSKLYPDYAILKLTSDARAFTVNEVINGISVVRGGANNFVLYDQINTSQPDFITRRNNIYADNGVEFVRIHKVSDEPNIGIRVIFKLLDSKGALFNPAEYATYAAGTYSYIDHSINRQNTSEGMIVEFPTTPWPTNVNFMSYLRGPTATDFHSFDIDKLYEDFLAGKVPSLIAPANWPENNWADASAWFVRIRSIITFYESGTWEVSCQIPYTAIDGNFTY, encoded by the coding sequence ATGAAAAAGCAAATTAAATTTCTTGGAGCACTAATTATTATGTCGACATTGTTTGTAGTGTCATGTTTTCAGGAACCGGATGGTATTGGCTACTTAAGCGATGATATATATCTGAAAGGGGCAGATACAATATATGTCTCAATTGGCGGAAAAGGAAATACCGATTATGCATGGACCGATAATTCATCAGAACCGCTAAATTTCGCCATCGAAAATATCAGAGATGCTTCCAATAACCGTTCAGCACAGTTTTTTGAAAAATATATCTATCGTACATGGATAAAACCTTATGATTTTTTGACTGATAAAACGGAAGAACAGGTCATGGCAAAACTGGAAGACAGGGAAGTTGAGCCTGTAATGATCAACCCGGTAAATGGCCAGTTACTATATACGGAGGTTACATCTAACCTATCAGGTCCGGGAGATGTATATCATGTAGACGTAAGAGTAACCAATTCAAAAGGATCAAAACTATATCCCGATTATGCTATTTTAAAACTCACTTCAGATGCAAGGGCGTTTACTGTGAATGAAGTGATTAACGGCATCTCTGTGGTAAGGGGTGGTGCTAATAATTTCGTGCTCTATGATCAGATAAACACTTCACAACCCGACTTTATCACACGAAGAAATAATATTTATGCTGATAATGGTGTAGAATTTGTCAGAATCCATAAAGTTTCCGATGAACCGAACATAGGTATCAGGGTAATATTTAAATTGCTTGATTCCAAGGGAGCGCTGTTTAATCCGGCTGAGTATGCAACCTATGCTGCCGGGACATACAGTTATATTGATCATTCGATCAACAGGCAAAATACGAGTGAAGGGATGATAGTGGAGTTTCCCACTACACCCTGGCCTACAAATGTGAATTTCATGTCATACCTAAGGGGACCTACTGCTACTGATTTTCATTCTTTCGATATTGATAAACTATATGAAGACTTTCTGGCAGGCAAGGTTCCAAGTTTGATTGCACCTGCTAACTGGCCCGAAAACAACTGGGCGGATGCATCGGCCTGGTTCGTAAGAATTCGTTCTATAATCACATTCTATGAAAGTGGTACCTGGGAGGTTAGTTGTCAAATACCATACACAGCCATTGATGGAAATTTCACTTATTAA